The DNA segment GAAAATGGAACAGAAGCTAATTGAGGGTAGtgtaatggattttaaaatattcaggacaacacatttaatttgtttgtgtAATATCTAATTTGATGGTTTCATCATTTTAAGACTAACAATAACGTATACAGTAGCCAATTAGACATGATCTCTCTTGTATTATACATCAtggtttttcacattttattcttTGATATATTCAAGGTAAATTTGAAGACAAAGAGGATCACGTGCCAAAACTTGAACAACTCAATAGCCTGGGATGCATGACCAACATGAACTTGGTGTTGACCAAACAAAGCCTGTTGCACATGGAGCTGTTGCTGCTGGAGACTTTTCAATGGAACCTGTATCTGCCAACTGCTGCCCACTTTATTGACTACTACTTGTCGATTGCTGTTCACGAGACTGATCTCCACGAAGGCTGGCCCATGGCGTGTTTGGAGAAAACAAGATTATACATGGCAAAATATGCTGATTATTTCCTGGAAGTGTCATTGCAAGGTAGGTTCTACAGGCTGTGCTATGTAACACAATTATACAGACTtgtagatgtaaaaaaaaatctaatcaaagGGACAATACAGCTTGAAAAAAGTGTTGAACCAATGTGGATCATCTAATggtgttagaacataagaaagtttacaaacgagaggaggtcattcggcgcatcttgctcatttggttgttagtagcttattggtcccagaatctcaacaagcagcttcttggaggatcccagggtgtcggcttcaacaacattactggggagttagttccagacccttacaattctctgtaaaataagtgcctcctattttctgttattaatgcccctttatcttatctccatttgtgacccctggtccttgtttcttttttcaggtcgacaaagtcccctgggtcgacattgtcagtaccttttagaattttgaatgcttgagtcagatcgccacatagtcttctttgttcaagactgaatagattaaattcttttagcctgtctgcatatgacatgccttttaaactaggaataattctggtcgctcttctttgcactctttctaaagcagcaatatactttttgtagcaaggtgaccagaactgaacactattctagatgaggtcttactaatgcattgtaaagttttaacattacttcccttgatttaaattcaacacttttcattatacatccaagcattttgttgacctttttagatgaaaacatttctgagtcaacataaactcctaggtctttttcatagattccttcttcaatttcagtatctcccatatggtatttataatttatttagcagacacctttatccaaggcgacttacagagactagggtgtgtgaactatgcatcagctgcagagtcacttacaattacgtctcacctgaaagacggagcacaaggaggttaagtgacttgctcagggtcacacaatgagtcagtggctgaggtggtatttgaaccggggacctcctggttacaagcccttttctttaaccactgtaccacacagcctcccttataatgcatatttctattgcctgcgtgcagtaccgtacgcttttctgtattaaatgtcatttgccatgtgtcagcccagttctgaatgctgtctaaatcaCTTTGAAtgtcctttgctgctgcaacagtgtttgccaatgcaaatttaacaggtttgcttactataccaaatctaagttattaatgtagattaaaaaaaaccaGAACACCTaattctgatccctgtggtaatccactggttacctcgctgaTTTGCATGTTACAGATGGTGGCAGGTATAAAAGGTTGATAATTGAGTAACCTAAAAGTGAGACGAGTCCTGAACAGATAGGTGCTCTGTGTAAATAGAACAAAATGCTGTCTGAGACGATTCACAATCTTGTAGAGGGTCTAAGTCGTCATCCAATCTCAGCAATAATTCTATGATTAATCATTTcgtcatgtattttttttttcttccaccaGATCATGTGTTCTTGAACTATTCTCCTTCACTAGTCTCTGCTGCATGTATAGCCTCCTCTAGAGTTATACTTCGACTTTCACCTACGTGGCCAACACGACTACATCGACTTTCAGCTTACTCTTGGGATCTTCTTATACCATGTGTGGAACGTCTGTTACTGTAAGTAAGTTTTGTGTACACTTTCCAGAAAGCCTTTAGAAGAAAAAGATATTGATGTGTATTGAATTTCAAAGTTTGAGAGATGAGGCCTTGTCAGTGTGGTGGGGCAGCTTCATCAAATGATTCTCATTCTTGAACATGACCAAATAAATATAGAATACATTTACAGGTACCAAATGTGAAGTGAATATCTCAAAATATTtgaagcacaaaaaaaaacctgacagcCAGAAGTCAAAAGTCAAtgttaaaaacaacacatttcgctataggagttaaaaaaaaaaaaaaaaaaaacctaggtaTGGTGCATTTACTGAACCAGTGAACACACATGCAGAGTGGCTTCATAATAGCTAACTATATTAATCTATAGGTAAAATCAAAAGTTTTTCAGATTATGCCCGTAAGCATTCTTGAAGTCAATTATTAGTGCATACAGGTCCACATTTTGAGTGAGTAAGAATAGTTTCAGTTGTGACGGGTATACTATGAACTGCAAACTAAGCTttgatttatttatctttatgCATGCTTCTTGGTATTCAGTCTTGAGGACTTTTGATAGGGTAGTGTATGATAACAAGATACAAAGGAGAAATGACAAATGGAGGCTATAACTCCTGATTCTTCTTGCTGCTCTAATTTTATATGTTCAATAATGAGTTTGGATTATTGTCTTTCTTGGCTTGAGAGGGAAGATGTAGCTAACAATAggtctagagcaggggtctccaaccctggtcctggagggccgtgtccctcctggtttttgttccaactgtatgctaaattaattggaccaattaagcttctaataagcacttaaattagtccaattaagtaatttagggtacattTGGTACAGTTCTCCTTGTTGAAAAAGcaacattttaatgaaatgtcATGCACTTTGGGAATGGTCTTAACTGGTATCTTGGTagttttaatacaattattgtatTATTCCTATCGGCAAATCTACATATGCCGTTGCTTGAATCTTTAAGAGTGAgagaactgtgttttttttgtttttttgttttttttcttattttagtgCACACGATAATGATGTCAAAGAAGCAAACAAGCAAAAATGCCAACAGCCAAGTCCACAGTCTGGTCAGACTGTGTACCAGACACACACCCAGCTGAATGCACCACCTCAGATTCAGCAGCATGTCTCGCAGTACCTGCACCGGCAGCAGCTTCCATATCAACAGCAGAACTGCAAACCAATCCTTTCAACTGGATGTATGCCATCGTACACAATACAGTCCCATCCTTCAACTTTACAAGCCAGCATTCATCCTCATGGGCATGTACAAGCAGTAGCTGGCATGACACTACAAAACTCACTGGATGTGAAGGTCAATGCCCCCTACAATAGGGGCTTCCAAGTAAATGGACACTACACCTGTGCAGCACCTTGCTTTGATAGGTGATCTATGGCTCTGGTACAAAGACACCATAAAGGGGAGGAGATGGGGCGGATGAAGTGAATGATGCAATTTTTTGATAAAGAAGAATTTTTTTCCAAGAATATTTGGTGAGGATGTTGAAGCCAAACTAAGGATGGCTTTGCTTGAACTGTGATCTAGTTACTGCAACTGTAAGAATGTTactaaacagattttttttttttattgagaaaaacatCCAAATCGTTGAGCACGGTATTCCATGGAGTAAGACGTTAATTTGAACAGTTTGTGCAATATTCCTAAAGTATTTGAATTATGGATTATAGCCTATATTCTTTTTGTTTCGCCAATGTAAGCAATAACGTGTCTAACTTTTTAACCAggattataacattttaaaatgaatgtctgCAGATTGAGATTGGTGAAACACTTTGGTTCAGGCATATACTGAAAATCGCTATCCAAGTCTTGAAAATAGTTCCACCAGTCTTTAGATCAGTATTAGTTTCTAAAAAGCAGCTTGCACAGTGAAATCAAAAATAGGTCCTCATAACCAAAAGTTGTGTTCAGAAAAGAAGCTACCTCAATACACAAATGAATATAGGGCTTTTGAAAAAATGCCCCTTTTTTGGATTTAATATTGGcttgtgtatttttattgtttcttcTCTTGAAGTTTAAGTGTTAATCCAACCTTGCCTTTATGTTTCAGCTTTCATTTGGAGCTTTTTCCCACATGTAAGTATAGCGTcaggattatatattttttaaatagacagTTTAGATGTACTTGTAGACTTTGCCTTCCAAAACACTACCTCTACAATGAAGCAAATTTGTTTCTACTATGTTAAcactgtctgtctttttttttttttttttttttcaaagaaacaatTTGTTAAACATATTTTTGCACCATATGTCTATATTAACAACACTGTGTACCTGTGGTTTCTGATGAGAAATCCAAGAATTTCAAGTGCGTTGCTGCATGTTTCTGAACATGGGCATCCTCAGTGAGTGCtgtgcactttttaaaaaaaaaaataaatgcaaactttatcaaaactttgtttttgtacattttgtcgttttttttcttcccccaaaCCCAGTAAGTACGAAATACTACATTATATTATACGACCACCCAAGGTTGGGGATAATTGACCCCAATTATCACCAACCTTGGAATACTTTGCCATAGGTGAGGTAGTCCATAGATATACATGTGTGTTGGAAAACAAGAAAACTggtgtataaaaaatatatatatatatattgaattgaaatgtttaatcatttttaatttgCTAAAAGGACAGGAATACAGGGACTTCAATAGAAGTCACTTCATAAATCACTATTAAAGCTAACTGCAACTGATTTCATCATGTAACGAGaacatttaaactttaaaatgatGTAAATCTCATTTGTGTATATTTCTCCTGGCAAATAGTCAGTCAAAAAGTGGggggacatttatttatttatttttctccttgtTGAAGAAACATAACAGTAAAACTGTAATTTCATCAAACTCGGCATACTTGCATAAAATTCTGTAGCACTTGCAGCATAAAACTCTTTAATTAACCCCATAGCCACTAGGGGTGCAAGTGAAAACATTGCCCACCCAAAGTATCTGGGAGGGCGAGTAAGCCCCAggtgtcttgttttttttctttatctagctgatccccccctttttttctgacttttttcTAAAAGAAGATGTTTGTCAGGAAATGTCTAGGAAAGAATAATGCTAATGTATGTGATGCACAGCAAATACTAAACCTTCCATGAACTGCGTCATTTTTCAGGTACATTAATGTCCATCTTTGCTGTTCCCTATTGATGGTGAACCAAAGAAGCTAGATAGATCCACAAAGACAATATATTGTTTGGATAGGGATGAATGTAAACAGCAATAGCAAACTCTGTCCCGGGGATCTCAGTATTGTGAATACCAGTGCTGTGGATTGTTTCAATCACTGTCTTCATATCCATGTACGGCATCTGAACTGGAAAACCAGTAACCTgcaacaaatacaattaataagatgggtttttaaaaggggcaggttaaacaagacacaattgAGACCCCCATTCTGAACATGTGACCAGAAGTTTAATATGTATTTAGAATAGTACCCAGAATTTGTGTCTGATATCAAGTGTTTACTACAGTATCATCGATATGCAACTCATACCTGCCAGTTTATTAAGAATAATAGAGCACTAACAGCGTCAACAAACTgtcaaacattattttaaagtctTCCAGTGCAAATTGTGTAGATTCTATCAAGGCTGTCCCCAAGCATTACAACTTTACAATTAGTAGGTTATTGgtttttgaaaaaatgtaaattcCATTAAATAATGCAGATACTTCTAATAATTCTGTAACATTACAAAACACTGCACAGCAATCAAACAGCGTACATCAACAATACAAATGAAGTTCCAAGTGCATGTAAAAGCAACAATTGAAGTATATAGCAGTGTTTACTAGGAACTTGTAAATTATAAATCTGTGCTCTCAAGACACATGCATACAGATACAGAGAAATGTAGACAGGCATACCCATAGATACCACCAGAATCTAATACTTATGCTAAATGCCATCAATACCAAATTCCATCACAattggaaaaatgtttttttcacatatatggaaaaatgtaaaatgtgacaCATAAGTCTGACCAAGGTAATACCAGCTgcaatttttttaaagcagtttttaCTATTACATAATTATTATATGAATTATCCATTATGTATTGGAATTTACACATTATATATTGAGAAAAAAGTTCTTTAAGGTACTTTTATATACTTAAAATATATAGCCATACCTTGTATTCCTTAAGCACAGTTTCTAGTTCCAGTACCTGCTCTTCTAAAACAGCACCACCTGGGTTATATTCCAGCCTTGGAAGAATGTGTCGGAACATTACAATGCACTGGCGGTGCCATCGTGTCGGGTGGTGGGATCTCCATTCCatcagtttcatttttaatgttttttcaatTCTGTAGAAAGATTAGGATTTCCATATGAAAAAGTAACagatgttttttgggttttttttgtttgttttttttgccactACAATGATGTGTAATCACATCAAAATATGAATCTGGATTAAATTGAAACCAAGAAAAATGTTGCATTTGTAAAGTGTATGAATGCGTGCTGAACTatgattaaacattttttttaaattaatttatctgggttgtattaaaaatataaaaacaactataACGAGCTATTTAGGATAAACAAAAAGCTTAATGTAGTATGTTTACTGTTATATATTGTGGGTTCGGTGAGACAAACTGCACACACACTTTATTTAGAGGATATTCCAAAACTGCCGATGGCTTTTTTATTTGCTGATTCCAAGCACACACTAACCAACACAGGCTCTTGCCCGGGTCCCCTATACACTTCTGTGTTCCCCAACTAACACTTCTGGGTGGAACTGAAACCATAATACCAAAGCTTCCTACCTTAATGATTATACAATACATTACAACATTTACTTTTTCTTCAGTTTTCCTGTTTATTACAATAGAAATTCAATAAAATATAGTTAAGCAGGAACCCTACCTGCTTTCCAACTGTTCAACAAATCTTGTATCAGTTGGACGGTACGATATTTCTGATGGCTAAAGCCAATGAAAATCTTTGttaaaactgacaaatttaaagATACCAATAATCTCAacaaatatatgtactgtatgtgtttttttttttcttgtctgtcTTAAAAGGTTATCAAACATAACATAAGGTCTGGCTTTATTGCAAAGCACTAatgctttattaatacatttaagtATGAACTTATAAACGGTTTCCAATTGACATCAAATTGAATTCATGAGAAGAAAACTTTTATAAGCCATCTACACAATATTTATACCATCTACACTTTCAGTTTACCTTCTGGGGTTACTACCAATGCATTTTTGCCCCCTTTCCAACTGTGGCATCTATGAGTTAATACATGGAAAATCTATACAAAATCCCAGTTTTAGAAGGGACAGAAATGACAGCTACACACCCCTAAAGTATTCCTAAGGATACATTCCAACGTTTTCCATATTAATCAACattagaaacctcagaacttCCTTATACCAATATGAAGGCTCCATTCCAGGGAATTGCCACCTGGGAGATGATCACAGAGCATTGAGCTTCTTCTTTCCCTGGTCAAGCAGCAGACAGTAATGTCCTCTAACCGAGGTTCAGGTGCTTAAATAATTTATCATGTGCCAAGTTTTATGATCTTTCTGTATATTTAACAAACTATACAATCCAAGTCTAAGAACAATTTACCTACCTGTAATGTAAGTGGTACAGAGGATGGAAAATCAGTAGGGAATAATGGCTTCCAAAAGGCCTCTTTTGAAATTTCAAAATTCACATTCATCAGGGAGTTATGTTGTTGTAAATTGAACCATATCTAAAGAGTAATCAGTTAGAACACATAGAACAggtttttgactttttttttacagaattaaGTGTTAAACAGATGTAAGGTGACTCACTGAggaaagggggaaaaaataaaatggttgcgTTGAGAGCATAAGACAAATGATCTATTTGTTCTCAACATAAACCACAGTAGTTATGTGACATGATTGCACTGTCATGTGTAGTATCCTCTATCTATCTCTGAGATGCTAATTTAGCTGTCTATATTTGTGTTTCTGCTATTTATGCAAATATTTTGGTAGAATGTGTAGTATGAAAACTCAACTATACCTGATCTGTAATGTAATTATTTTGATCCCAATCTGATCATACCAGCAATGCACAACTTTACTTACATTGTGTTCACTGATTAAGCAATCAGCAGTCTGCAATGGACAAAATATATCAAACTGCTCATAACATTCCCCAGTCCTAGGGTTCCAAAGCACATAGTCTCGGTTTTCTTGAGTCACCACGTAAGCTGTTTCtccctttaaaataaacaggGTTGTCTTTGAGAATAAAGTATCAATGATTTATATTTTAGAAATTATGTCCTTTTGCATTAACTTGGTTATTGCATATGTATTAATTAtcaattagtcatttagcagatgcttttatccaaagtcacttacagagactagggggtgaactatgcatcaaactgctgcagagtcacttacaataggaccttggctttacatctcatccaaaggacagagcacaaggaggtcagtgagttgaaccggggaccttctgataacaagcccctttctttaaccactggaccaccatgCCTCCATATATACTACAGCTTTACTGTAGTCTATACTGGTGGTAAAAAGACATTTGAATTTAAAGACACATAGATAGATTTCTAGTCCAACCATTttactaagtttcttttagttttatagttaattgataaatgagACCAATCAATACAAACATGATTAAACTTTCATAATTATACATTGAGAAGGACTTCTAGTCCAAACATTGTActatgtttcttgtagtattacCACTGTGCATTTAAAGATATTACATCATATACAACATACTTCCAAGACGGAGGTTCCTAGGAGCAGCCATGTTTTCTTGCCCATATAAAGGAAATAGTTACACAAGAGAACTGCCAGCCCTGCTTTGGTTCCAACAGCaaaatcaatgcattgctgaAAATATATAACACACTTGATCAAATAATAGTGATGGATGTGCATTTGTGCATTTGAACCTTAATGAATgttaatgtaaaaataacaaattattccataaatcttacctgttttgcacttccactAGCTACATAtgtctcaaatatgcagttttgaaagaaatgttatagcaaacatgatatctggtactatttTAGATTAGGTAAAGACAGTTCTCAGTTTCCATAACTTATTCTTAGGAAGGCTGTTACacgtcttctgggtcaaagcaatgttactggctgaaagcatgtcaagtcaataggggaagcaactCATTGCTTAATGACAGGAAAAAAAGCCATTGAAGGTTAGGGGACAATATcatcctccaggtgaaatgaccaagcaagtgcaacaatTACTGAAACATGGCTTGAGACTTATATAACAAATAGAAGTTCACAACAGgtaatatttaaatattgttttgtaatttaaGTTAGTTGAGCAGTTTATCCtgtaccatgcatttaccattttTTAGGTATTTGTCATACTTGTCTTAGCTTTATCaggctttcactttgctttacagAAACTTCAATAATGTCATCACGTCAAACGTGTTTTGTAAGAAAATgtactgtttaatatttttgGAATAATCCATATCCCTTAATactttaaattcaaataaatagaaaagaaaactACCTCTGATGTGAACCACATTTCCCAATCATCTCCAACATCAACAGTGTATGGAAGTAAGGGAATCAGAGACACAAATCTAGCCACAAGATCCTGAGAGAAAACACAAAGGAAATAATTATACATTATACTGCAGACAGGATCAAGTTtaggtttaaaagtaattttataaaAACATATGTTGTACTACAAATCAAGGCCAGTACTATACAAAGCCCAACTATTAAAAGGTTAACAATCACTCACAAGGCACCTATATATAATTTCTTTACTAAAAACATAGAAAAAGACAACACAATATTCTGTAAAGAGAGCTATTGTCTTAATAATGTTAAATGAATACAGATATGTACCTAATGTGTACAATACACAATGGGGCCTATTCAACTGGTCTAAACAATGGAgtatcatttgaaaaaaaagggttCTGTTTTTTAAACCAACATTTTAATGGGGTTGGCATTTAGATATGGAGCCATGTAGTTACACTGCATACGTATTGTATCTTATAGACTGCTGATGCTTATTCAGACCATTAAAGCACACATTTAGCCTGCTATAATCCATGACAAATCACAGAGAAAACCCAAATCACACCACATTGAGTTTCTACAGTGCTCATTATCAGTACGGTTgacgtcacctgctttaaaaaactTCAGATACCTCTTGGATTTCCTTTCAACTGGAAAGTAAATTCAAAAGGGTGACATTACAATGGACCACATAACTCAGCCACTTAACGATATTCTTTCCATCAACCTTTTCCAACGTTTCAGTGAAAATCACAATGGGCTAGATCAAGACACAGATATAACACATATATAGCTGtatttttaacttgtatattaacaataaagaAGTATATGAAAGGGTTATAGGACTGTGAGCAAACTTGCTCAGTACACAAGAGCCTTGACTTTCAGTACACAAGAACCTTGACTTTAAAcataggactgaagtcattgtattttgtatcttgctcttaattgtactgtaattcttgatatgtattttttgtatacaactgtaagtcgccctgggtaagggcggctgctaagaaataaataaataaataaataaataaataaataaataaataataataataataataataataataataataataataataataataataataaactgtcttcatttttatacatttaaaagcttACAAAGGTCACTTGCACTCCCTCAGAATTAGCTTGTAGTAGTTCCTGGGGTGGAGGCAAAGCTTTTATGTATCTTGTTGCAAGCACCTTTCTTCCTTCAGTATCAATGACAGCAGTTAGAAGTCTTCTCCGAGGGTGCATGGTCTTGCAGTGTTTTTCATATGTATATGCCACTTCTAACAGCTTCTCGTCTTCGTTTGTAGCAAactattataaaaacatttcacaGGTCTCATgatttcaatacattttagaaatgtgcATGCCATGCTTGCCTGGAAATAGCCGTTTAAACTTACCAGCCACATAGGTTTCTGTGGACTTTCCTGTAAGGAAAGAAAAATGCATGTGTACAAGTAATTTGGTAGTAGTTATTTAACAATAAGTTTGATTgctaattgaaaacaaaaattacGTAAATTGCATTATGGTGAAAAGACCTTGATAAACAGGACAATTATATCTTAATATATAGGATTTTAGTACAGTGTTAAATATGGATTGTTTTGATTTTTACAGAAGACATTACCGATGTGTTATATAATTTAATAGTAACCTATGGGGAAAAGGAAGGCAATACTGGAATGTCATGAAGTGCCAGCAATTCCTGAAGGTGTATATGGCATTCCAGAGTTGCATTTCAAGTCAATAGATGCATTTTGGAAATAAATGAGGTCACACAATAGTTTAAACACAATTATTAGAAAATGTAAGGTGATGCAATACATAACTATGTAGTCTATAGTACCTTTTCTGTGTCAGTTTCAATAGTGGATATCTGTGGATCAACCGTGACAAAAATTGATAAGAAGCAACTTTCTGTTTGACTGAGATAATTGTCTTGTGCATCAGGTAGCATATCCTCCTTTTTCCAAGTGTATCCCAATGAGATGA comes from the Acipenser ruthenus chromosome 13, fAciRut3.2 maternal haplotype, whole genome shotgun sequence genome and includes:
- the LOC117418608 gene encoding cyclin-J, producing the protein MELEGQWWKGQLAADIFQALRYKELKMPSYKGQSPQLNLRRYFADLIAIVSNRFRLCPPARHLAVYLLDLFMDRYDISVQQLHVVALSCLLLASKFEDKEDHVPKLEQLNSLGCMTNMNLVLTKQSLLHMELLLLETFQWNLYLPTAAHFIDYYLSIAVHETDLHEGWPMACLEKTRLYMAKYADYFLEVSLQDHVFLNYSPSLVSAACIASSRVILRLSPTWPTRLHRLSAYSWDLLIPCVERLLLAHDNDVKEANKQKCQQPSPQSGQTVYQTHTQLNAPPQIQQHVSQYLHRQQLPYQQQNCKPILSTGCMPSYTIQSHPSTLQASIHPHGHVQAVAGMTLQNSLDVKVNAPYNRGFQVNGHYTCAAPCFDR